The nucleotide sequence GATCCTCGAGCTCGGAATATTCGGCGGCGGTCTGCTGCTTTACATTCGGCAGACGCGCACGCGCGATCGCGTTGGCACCTGGGGTCTGTGGTCAATGGTGCTGGTGCTGCTGCTCATATTCGCGAGCGGCTACGTGACCCCGCCGCCGCCCAGTCCTCGTGCAGTGGCGTGGACCGCACTCGGACTCTGGCTGTTCGTGCCGTGGAGCTACTGGGTGGATCGTCATCGCGAGCGAATCTGACCTCGGGATGCCCCCGAATTACTTGTGTCCTGTACTGCCGAATCCACCGTCCCGATCTGTTGTCTGCCGTACATCTCCGTCTTCGAATTCGAGCACCTCGTATTTCGCAATCACCATCTGCGCGATGCGCTCGCCATGCGTGATGAAGATGGGCTCCGCACCGTCGTTTCTAACCAGCACGCCCCACTCACCGTTGTAGTCGGGATCGATGGTGCCGGGCGAGTTCGCGATGGCGAGCGATGTTTTGAAGCTGGTGCCGCTCCGAGGACGGATCTGCGCCTCGTAACCCGGTGGCAGCGAAGCGCGAAACCCGAGCGGGATTATCGCACGCTCACCCGGCAACAGCTGCAGCGACGCGCCATCAGCTGTGGGTTTCGGCACGCCCTCGTACTGGCGGCCGCCCAGGCTCAACTTGACTGTCGGATCACCAAGCAGAAATGCCTTGAGATCGTAGCCGGCACTGTGCGCGGTCGCACGAACCGGAAATTCGACCCCGTCCCGGAGTCGTTCGAAACGGATGCTCTTGCGCTCTGAATCCATGCGGCCAATCTAGCCACTCGCCCGGACCAGCCGTCGCGCACGGGCGCGGAAGCTGTATTTTCAGACTCATGAACGAGATCGACGCGCTCCTCACCGAAGAGCGGAAATTTCCGCCGCCGACAAAATTCGCCGCCAACGCCGTGGTCAACGACCCGGCAATCTACGACGAAGCCGCACGTGATCCGGAAGCATACTGGGCACGTGAAGCTGCTCGCCTCGACTGGATCCAGCCATGGACGCAGGTTCTCGACTGGACGCCACCCCACTTCAAATGGTTCGTTGGCGGAAAGCTCAACGCCGCCGCGAATTGCGTCGACCGGCACGCACACGGCCCAAGACGCGACAAGCCAGCGCTCATATGGGAAGGTGAGCCAGGCGATAAGCGCACCATCACCTACGGCGAGCTGTACGGTGAGGTAACGCGCTTCGCGAATGCCCTCAAGTCACTCGGCGTGACGAAAGGCGATCGCGTCGCAGTGTATCTGCCGCTCATCCCCGAGGCCGCAGTCGCGATGCTCG is from Gemmatimonadota bacterium and encodes:
- the dut gene encoding dUTP diphosphatase, whose amino-acid sequence is MDSERKSIRFERLRDGVEFPVRATAHSAGYDLKAFLLGDPTVKLSLGGRQYEGVPKPTADGASLQLLPGERAIIPLGFRASLPPGYEAQIRPRSGTSFKTSLAIANSPGTIDPDYNGEWGVLVRNDGAEPIFITHGERIAQMVIAKYEVLEFEDGDVRQTTDRDGGFGSTGHK